In Papaver somniferum cultivar HN1 unplaced genomic scaffold, ASM357369v1 unplaced-scaffold_123, whole genome shotgun sequence, the genomic stretch TACTCTCTCAAGACATATCCCTCCAGTTGATTCATTCATCCCAGGTATGGCTCATTtgggttattttattttataattagggtttttatttcttttaatcgacgattaattatttataattagggtttttatttctttcaatcgACGATTAATTATTTATAATTTGGGTTATATTAGAAACTCGAtaatttatcttttgattttatttgattctTCTTTTCATGAACATAAGGTTTCTCAGGTAccctcccctaatttctctctgtCTCTCATCCTCGCATACTAAAATTCTTTGTCGAAGAATCATTTCCTGATCATGATCCATCTTTATGTAGACTATTCATATACTTCTGTATAATCTTCACACTGTTTTGGTTAgttgttgaattttattttgttttctctaaGTTTTAATGGTTTGCCCAATCTGACGCCATAATGATATTGAAAACACTGAAAACAAAAGTGTTTTTCCCAATCTGCCGACTCTGCGTGGATCTTCTTTAATGATCGAGGTCACTCATTTTCTATGGAAGTGCTTATCTGTTTTTTTTCATAACATGTACTTGTATGTATCCAGTTTCTATGACTAAAagtaaatatatatgtatatgtgtcGAGACCTTAACCAAGCATGTTTTCAGTGTTATAATTCTTTTTGTTTGATAGTTCAGAGCTTCAGATAAGAAAGAAAATTGTGTAGGTCTCCTTCTTCATCCGACCCTcaaattgaattagggtttatatttgATTTGCTTGAATTTTTctgtgttttaatttttttttcatttgatagtgtttttttttttttttgcagaatttCTCTGAAGGTGAAGGAAGTAGTAGATTATGATAATGAGGCCAATTTTCTGTGCGAGGTTTGAAGAGATCTTGAACATCTCTTCTCTAAGTATGGGACTTGGGACTGTTGATAGAGTTGACATGAAATATGGTAACTAACCATAAACATCTGAATCATCTTCTTTGTTTTAGTATTGAATGTTTTTTAGCTCTTAATCTTCTGTGGGTTTACTTTGTTGCACTCATTGTTTATAAATTTAATATAAAGTTTGAATGTTGATGAGGTTTGTTGagttttttctatttttgtaaaATTAGGGATGAAAATCACTTGGTTTTTAGTGATGTGAAAATCACTGGGGGAATggttgaataattttttttttctgttctttAATTTATCAACCTATCTTCGATTGTTATATTTGGATATCGGTTTCTTCAATATCTTCAAATGGAAGTTATGTTCAATTAAAAGGGCTATTAATTAAGTCGGTTCAAAAAACAAATTTGTTAAGTACTCATGTTAAGAAGATACGAAATTGAATCAACATCTGTGGTTCTTAGTTAAATCCATAGTGGTGGAGCAATTATAAATCAAGCACGAGCCAGAAAGACAGTGAATCGTGGTGGCACAACAGATGGGGAATTAACATAGGAAACTCAAATGTGAAAAATTCATCAACTGGTAACAAGGATGCAGACCTCAGTGACGGACCTCTATATGAGATGTAAGAATATCGTTGTTTTACCTTTTTCATAACTTGTATTACACAGTCGAACATACATTTAACCATTTACTCCCTAATATATAAGTTGAGGGTGAATAAATTATAGTTAGGATTTGATTTTTGTGGATTGGCAGAGAAACCATAGATGAGGAGAATACTTCAAATGACGACCGGGTGATACCCTAACGtacctttatttaattattagtgtttgagaGCAACATCACATTCAGAAGTACCTTACATTTCCTATGAGTTGAAAACATTTTCGTAGATTTTATACAAATGGTCATTGGGTTAAGTACAACTGCTACTGCATAAAGTacattttttttccatctttgtagttgCATTGTTTCGATTCAAATATGTATATATACCCATCTCATCTGTTTTCGTGAACTTACATCTCTTATGACACATCCCGTTCCATGTGTATGCACAATGTTATAATGGATTTCCATGTAAACAACTAAGCTCATGTTTTGTTCTTATAGGAATGATTAAGGTTGTTCGATGCCTAATTTATTCCAACTATATATTACTATTAAACATAAAATGATTTAACGTCCATGGTAAATTCAGTTAAGGTCATCTTGCCACACTTTAGTCCctatttcttcttattatttagTCCTCAGTGTCCAACTGAGAGCACATGTAATcacactattgtgttgctaatcGATCCTAGCTAATCATCAATTTTGAGTATAATTTATCATTCTCACTACAATACTGAAAGCGGTGGTGGCATTTTGGAGGTCAGGGCGTTGGACTGCCTGCGTTGGATTTTTTGGTGCGTTAATAGAAACGATTTGCTTCCCCTGCACAACAACTTTAAGGAATCAAAAATTTAAATGTGTCTTCATCATGTAAGAAACAATGAAGTaagcatttttcctaatttttaccACTGATTCGTTTTTTCTTCCACATACTGATTCGTAGCAGTAGACAACTGGAACTATTTTTTTCCTGAAGAGTATCCAGTGGTTGCTCTTGCATAAGTAAAGCTGGATGCTGCAGTTCACAAGATCATAAAAAAAGAATTGTCGATTAGTAATGCCTTTGGCCATTAATACAGGAAGGCTTACGGAACCATAAGTGAGATGGACTCAGGAGACAATGATATCCATGTTTCATTCTACTACAACAGAGAAACTGACCACAGGTATGACATCCTAAAAACGCATAATTTAAGCTAACGTGCACATATGGGATTTAAATATCATCATGAGGGATTTCGTATTGCAGGTAGGGAAAACAACAACTTCTAGAAAGTATTGTCTGTTCGACGAAATACGCCTTCATCTTCATTTATTTACGTTATTTGCAGCTCCACATACAAAAGTATCATTCATCCATGTGTGAGGTGACTAACCTCGGGAAAAAATAAAGTTGAACCGGCACAGAGGGAAGATGTCAGCCCCAAATAAACGATAGCTTCTTCTTTGTACAAGGCCAGAGATGGAAAGAAAGGGTGCATGCCTGGAAACTAACCATCTACATATCCGCCATTATTTTTCAGTACATCGTTGGGTGATTGAGGTGTAAAATTGGAATTCACATTGTTGGTGAATGACTTCGAATCATTGGGTGATTGAGTTTTAAAATTGGGGTTCACATTAAAACTGAAATTTTCATCGTCTCCGATTAATCGGAAATTTGAAAAAATGATAATCATTAATTGAGaactatattagagatgccgaagaagaaggCTGACGAAGATTGAAGttagttttttttatcaaaaatcaGGGCTTTGGaacaaaattgaaatttctgtgtagcatgtgagttacggttggtaataacgccAATTGGAACTGTAACTATAtatttggttgatgttacggttcatttaactcaaataccaaccgtaagttcttgattttgatAAAGAATGTtcagttacgatttttttttgcAATCGTAATTgatttacggttggtctcgatacttaagttacgaaccgtaattctttctggatgtttcattttttttacggtttgtatttgcatcactgttatcaaccgtaattgagttacgacttgtaactcaaataaaCTTACCAACCGTAAGTCAGTTACtgttggtctcgattcattagttactaACCGTTATTTGTTACGGTTGCTATATGCTGTCATGTTTCAAACCGTAATTAGGCAACGGTTCGTaccgattttttttttaccaGCCGTAACTGGTATTCTGATTggattttccccaaattgaaccagttacgatTGGTATTCGATAATTTATGAACCGTAAcacagagttacggttggtcaaGAGCacaattccaaccgtaagttcttctgaaaatgtaaaagttttgattttttttacgtattttagatagttttgagcgacaaaaagctaatgggaactaatttagaagtataactGGTCATTTTCAGGCTCTGGTTCTTCACTTTATTGGCTAATTTCtttaattgattgagattgaccttgactttgggttaaaacatctctaccatctaacaaatactccatatccGGATCTCCATCAAGAGGAATATAGTATTTGTTGTCtctatcatatagagattcacccGTCTCAAATTTGttactggaatcactcattttggttgagtgaatcaaaatctagggtttcacaaatatcacaaaagtttttcttttcaacactaaactttttttttaactctaaaaatctgattttgatttgttttagagtaaatataagtgaaatttgattatcaaaactaaactagattatcaatactaaactagattatcagTACTAAATtatgtaagggttaattagtcattttcagttttctttttataaggggcacttcaaattaccatgtaatgaccctttttgtcttattacccgccgcccctctaatggaatccGCCGTCCCTATAACAGGATTGATTTTTATTAAAGGGAAAACTGACTTATCAAGGATATTTGATTTCTAGTCGATATTGGGTTGATTTGATAATTAGCTTTCCCCCTGTCAAAAAGATATATTTTTGGAGTTTAGATTTCCAAATCGCCATTCAAACGTGCAGATGGTATGAGAACTCGGTTAATTGATTTGTGTTGCGACTTTAGTGATCATTTATCAAAGCAGTTTTTTCTTTACAGGATATGCCGGCCAGTTTTTATGTCTGAAGAACAACTACTTACAATTGTTTCGAACTTCAAAGGATATGCAGTTGCTGTACTTAAGGCGAGATACCAAGAGAGGGAAAAAACATATTCTGCGATTGCCATTTTCAGAGATCAACATGACATGTTTCGAAGTATCTACGGTGAGGAAATAAAGGATGTAAATTGTCTCCAACAAAAACTAATCTAATATCTCAGTTCAACCTAAGAATAAGTAGAGTGCCAATGGGTAATGGTTGTATACGAATATGTTCGTAAAATGGTTAGAGACGATGATAATCCTGTAGATTAAAATGGTTAGGGATATACAAAAGATTACAATATTACAAGAACAACTCCAGTAGCCACTGTGCACATGTGGTTAATAATAATACTTAataaaagaatacaaaagattaCAATACTTCATAATCAACTCAGTAGTTATTGTGACGCGCCCAAGTCCACCTATTTAGAAATCTACGTCAACATTCTACAATATGAGGCATTAAGAATCTAAAAGTCTACTTAAGCAATAATTAAAAAGTTCTAATAAAAGATTAACCCaaaatctaaaccctctctgaaaatATAGATTGTCTCTCCAATAATACATATACAATAATGTTTTGAATATCAAACAATGTAAG encodes the following:
- the LOC113331074 gene encoding uncharacterized protein LOC113331074 isoform X1; this translates as MIMRPIFCARFEEILNISSLSMGLGTVDRVDMKYGRWTACVGFFGALIETICFPCTTTLRNQKFKCVFIMKAYGTISEMDSGDNDIHVSFYYNRETDHSSTYKSIIHPCVR
- the LOC113331074 gene encoding uncharacterized protein LOC113331074 isoform X2; the protein is MIMRPIFCARFEEILNISSLSMGLGTVDRVDMKYGRWTACVGFFGALIETICFPCTTTLRNQKFKCVFIMKAYGTISEMDSGDNDIHVSFYYNRETDHR